The following coding sequences lie in one Ferroacidibacillus organovorans genomic window:
- a CDS encoding potassium-transporting ATPase subunit F yields MENWILLWLSIAVMLYLVFVIVRPEKF; encoded by the coding sequence GTGGAGAACTGGATTTTGCTTTGGCTTTCCATTGCGGTCATGCTGTATCTCGTTTTTGTCATCGTTCGACCAGAGAAATTTTAG